AGCACAGCCGCCCGTGGGTCCTGGAGTGGCTGCACCACCAGCGCCGCGACGACTACTGGCGGCACGCCTCGGTCTGCGAGGACTACCGGGCCGTGCGGTGCCCGGTGCTGGCCTCCAGCGGCTGGGCCGACGGCTACTCCAACGCGGTGACGCGGCTGCTGGAGTACCTGGACGTGCCGCGCAAGGGGCTGATCGGCCCGTGGTCGCACAAGCTGCCGCACCTCGGGGAGCCCGGTCCGGCGATCGGCTACCTGCAGGAGGTCGTGCGCTGGTGGGACCACTGGCTCAAGGACGCGGACAACGGCGCGACGGACGGGCCCATGCTGCAGGCGTGGATGCAGGAGAGCGTGCCGCCCTCCACCGCCTACGCCGAACGGCCCGGCCGCTGGGTGGGCGAGCCGTCCTGGCCGTCCCCGCACGTCGAGCAGGTGACCCACCCCCTGAGCAGGCACCGGATCGGAGCGCCGGGCGACGCGATGGAGGAGGCGGAGCTGACGGTGCGGTCGCCCCTGTCCGTGGGCCAGTTCGCCGGCAAGTGGGCCTCCTACAACGCGCCGCCCGACCTGCCCTACGACCAGCGCGAGGAGGACGGCGGTTCGCTGGTCTTCGACACCGACGTGCTCACCGAGCGCACCGAGATCCTCGGCTCGCCGACCGTGTACCTCGAAATCGCGGCGAGCGAACCCGTCGCGATGGTGGCCGCGCGGCTGTCGGACGTGGCCCCGGACGGCAGCGCCACCCGGGTCACCTACGGCCTGCTGAACTTCACCCGCCGGGACAGCTTCGACGAGCCGGAACCGCTCGTCCCCGGCAAGCGCTACCGGGCGGCCGTGCAGCTCAACGGCGTGGCGCAGGTGTTCCCGCCGGGGCACCGGATCCGGCTGTCGCTGTCGACGTCGTATTGGCCGCTGGCCTGGCCGCCGCCCAGGCCCGTGCTGCTGAGCGTGTACGCGGGCACCAGCAGCCTGACGCTGCCGGTGCGCCCGACCGGCGAATCCGACGAGACCGGGTCGCGGCCGTTCGGCGAGCCCGAGGGGACGCCGCCGGCCTCGACCATGCAGGTGAGCCCCGGCGAGCACCACTGGAGGGTGTTCCGCGACCTCGTTGACTACAGCTCGTCGCTGGAGATCGTGAAGGACAACGGGACGGTGCGCTACGACGGCATCGACCTCGACGTGAGCCGCCGCGCCTACGAGCGCTACGACTCGGTGGCCGGCGACTTCGAATCGGTGCGCGGGGAGTCGACGTGGACGATGGGCTTCGCCCGCGGCGACTGGAGCACCCGGACCGTGACCCGCACCGTACTGCGCTCCACCGAGACCGAGTTCGTGCTGCACGCGACGCTGGACGGCTACGAGGGAGCCGAGCGGGTGTTCTCCCGCGAATGGAGCGAGAGCGTCCCCCGCGACAACGTCTGACCCGCCCGGACCCCTGCCCCGGAGCCGGTTTCTCCGATCGGCGCCGGGACTCCGTTTCCGCACGTGGGCCCCGTTCCGGAATTCATCCCTTCCTTTCGCGCTCACCTTCGTTGATCATTTCGGTGATCTTGTCGCGGAGCTCCAGGGAGGTCTCGCGCACGCGCCCGAACCAGCACTCATGGCGATCCGTGGCGGCGATCAGGTCGTCGAGCAATTCCTGTAGCGCATCCCGCTCTTCGGGGGTCAAAGGGCTCATGACGCGCTCTGCCGCAGCACCCGGAGGGCGGCGCGCCGCCGACGCGCGAAGGAGGCGGATCGGATGATGTCCTCGGCCCGCCGCCGTTCCTCGTGGGCGACCAGGTAGGGCCGGATCATCGACGCCTGCCGGGCATGGCGGGGTTGGTAGCGTGGTTTCGTCACCGGAACTCCTTGGAACGGTGGCCGTGTCCCGGGGCTGTGTCCGCAGTCGCCGGGACTTCGTATGGGGCAACCATCCCGCTACACATTCCGACCTGCCAGGGAAGCCACATTTCCCGGTCTTCTTCGGGAATCGGTGGAATCCTGTAGCCCGTCCGTGGAACTGTGTAGACGTGGGAGACAAGGTCAGTCCGATATGGGCGCGCTACGGTGCGGAGCTTCGGCGATTGCGCCTGGCATCAGGCAGAACGCAAACCGATCTCGGTAGGTCCGTCCTGTTGTCGAAGGCGATGATCTCGGGAATGGAGCGAGGAACACGTGCCCCACGGAGAGACCATTCGGAATCCCTTGATACCGCGCTGTCTACAGGGGGATTTCTCACCCGGCTGTGGGAAGAGCTGACGAACCAAAGAGACGTTCCCGCATGGTTCCGGGACGCCCTGCTTCTGGAACGCCGGGCAACCGAGCTACGGGAATATCAGCCGGTGCTCATTCCAGGGCTGCTTCAGAGCTCGGATTATGCGCGGACACTGATCCGAGCACGGCGTGTTCGGGCGAGCGCGGATCAGGTGGACCAGGTGACTAAGGCGCGAACGGAACGGTTTCCCGCCCTACTTCCGAACCGACCTCTGTTGTGGTTCATCGTTGATCAGGCGGTCCTCACCCGGGTGATCGGCTCTGAGAAGATCATGAGTGACCAACTCGGACATGTGGCCGAGCTGGTAGAAGGTGAGATGGTCAGGTTCCAGGTGATTCCTCCGACGCGCAGACACCCGGGGCTGTGTCCACCGTTCCGACTGATCGCGCTCAACGACTCCCAGACGGTCGCGTACGCAGAGCATGCACTCGGAGGGGAGACGATCGACGCAGCGGAGCGGGTGAACGAAGCGTCAACCCTGTTCGGGACACTGTTGGGCGAGGCGCTTCCCCCGGATGCCTCGCTGGACCTGATCCGCACGATCCAAAAGGAGATGACCAGGTGAACTGGCACACGAGTTCATACACCAGTGGCGACGGTGGGAACTGCGTCGAGGTCGCGGAGACCCCTGAGGTCGTGTACGTCCGCGATACGAAGAACAGAGGTCACGGGTCCCTCACATTCCCCGCGTCCGAGTGGACGGCGTTCCTGGCGGACGCGGACCGTCTCTGAAGCGGGGACGCCCCGGCCCCGGTGTCCGGCCAAGGGGCCGGGGGCGATCCCGTCGACGGCCGACCGCGACGCGCGGATAACCGCTGGCCGATCGTGGGGCGGGCCTGGGACGATCGCGGCATGGCGCCTACGTTCGAAGACCTGATCGCCGAGGCCGAGTCCGTCTCCGTGGAGGGCTGGGACTTCTCCTGGCTGGACGGGCGGGCGACCGAGGAGCGCCCCTCCTGGGGATACGCGCGGTCGATGGGCGAGCGGATGGCGCGGGCCGATGCCGCCCTCGACGTCCAGACCGGCGGCGGGGAGGTCCTCGCCGCCGTCCCGAAGCTGCCCCCGCTGACCGTGGCCACCGAGGCGTGGCCGCCCAACCTCGCACGGGCGACCGCGCTGCTGCGCCCGCGCGGGGTGGCGGTCGTCGCCGACGAGGACGAGCCGCCGCTGCCGTTCGCCGACGACGCCTTCGCCCTCGTGGTCAGCCGCCACCCGGTGACCACGTGGTGGGAGGAGATCGCCCGGGTGCTGCAGCCGGGCGGGACGTACTTCTCCCAGCAGGTCGGACCCGCGAGCGTGTTCGAACTGGTCGAGTACTTCCTCGGGCCGCAGCCGCCCGAGGTGCGCCGCAGGCGCCACCCCGACGACGCCGGGGCGCTGACCGAGGCCGCCGGTCTGGAGGTGGTCGACCTTCGATCGGAGTCGCTGCGCACGGAGTTCTTCGACGTGGGCGCGGTGGTCTACTTCCTGCGCAAGGTCATCTGGATGGTTCCGGGGTTCACCGTCGACCGGTACCGCGCCGAGCTGCGCGCCCTGCACGAGCGCATCCGCACCGACGGCCCCTTCGTCGCGCACACGACGCGCTTCCTGATCGAGGCTCGAAAGCCCGCCTGAGGATCGCGTGCACACCACCGAGTGCGAAAGCCAGGTGGACCGGCCCGGTGGTGAACGTGCGGCTCAAGTCTGCTGTGCGGCCTTTTTGCGGTGGCTCTCTTGTCGATCTTGACCTTGGGTTTCAACCTCGGCCCCGGGACGGAGCAGGCGCGCGGGCGGGCCCTCCACCTCGACCCCCTGAGGCCGGGGACGGCGTGCACCATCGCCCAGCCACCGCGGGCTTTCCGTGCATCACCGGTGGCCTGGAGGGCAACCATCGCCCACCCCGCTGCAACCACCATCGGAAACCACCAACGTTTTCAGGCCCCATAAGGCCAAGATCGGCGAAAAGGCCGTCGGGGAAGGGGCGCGCCTCTCGCCCGGCCCGCGGCGCAGTCCGACTACGCCCCCGGACGTAGCGGCGGAACCGCTCCGTGGGTGACGACCGCGACCCCGGCCGGGGAGCAGGCTGGTCAGCATCCGACCTCCGCGATCGCGAGAAAGGCGCCGGCCCATGCCCGACGACTCCGACGAACTGCTGGTCCGCACCACGGACCTGTCCAAGCGCTACGGCGGCGCGGCCGCCGTCGACCGGCTCGACCTCACCGTGCGCCGCGGTGAGATCTTCGGCTTCCTCGGCCCCAACGGCGCGGGCAAGACCACGACCCTGCGGATGCTGCTCGGCCTGATCCGCCCGTCGTCGGGAACGGCCAGGGTCCTGGGACGCCCGCCCGGGCACCCCGCCGCGCTGCGCGCGATCGGCGCGCTGATCGAGGGCCCGGCGTTCTACCCTTACCTGTCCGGCCGCGACAACCTGCGCCTCGTCGCCCGCTACGCCGGGATCCGCGCGGGCCGGACGGACGCGGCCCTGGAGACGGTGGGTCTGGCCGGGCGCGGCGGCGACGCGTTCGCGACGTACTCGCTGGGCATGAAGCAGCGGCTCGGCGTCGCCGCGGCGCTGCTGAAGGACCCGGAGCTGGTCATCCTGGACGAGCCCACCAACGGCCTCGACCCCGGCGGCATGCGCGACATGCGCGGGCTCATCCGCGACCTCGCCGACTGGGGGCACACCGTCCTGCTGTCCAGCCACCTCATGGCCGAGGTGGAGCAGCTCTGCGACCGCGTCGCGGTGATCTCCGGCGGCCGCCTCGTCGCGGAGGGCGACGTCACCGAACTGCGCGGCGAGAGCGTGCTGCGCGTGCGCGCCGACCCTCTGGACCGGGCCCGCGAGCTGCTGGAGCGGCTGGTCGGGCCGGACCGCGTCGCGCTCGACGGCGGCGGCCTGCGGCTGCGCACCGATCCGGCCGGGGCCGGCCCGCTCAACAAGGAGCTTGTCGGCGCCGGGATCACCGTCACCGAGCTGTGCCGCGAGAAGCGCACCCTGGAGGACGCGTTCTTCGAGGTGACCGGGACCGGGGGAGGGAACCGATGATGTCCGCGTTCGCGGCGGCCGTCGCGGCCGAGATGGTGAAACTGGGCAGGCGTCCGGCCAACCTGGTGCTGCTCGGCGCGTTCCTGCTGCTGCTCACCGTGTTTCGCTACGCGATCCCCTACTCGGCCTCGCTGGAGGACGGCGGGCCGGGGCGGGCCGCGCTCGCGCCGGCACTGCCCGACCAGCTCGTGGTCAACGCGCTGTCTGCGATGCCGGTGTTCGCCGGCGCGCTGATGCTGGTCTTCGGCGCGCTGACCGTGGGGTCGGAGTACGGCTGGGACACGATGAAGACGGTGCTCACCCAGCGGCCGTCCCGCACGGCGTTCGCGCTGGCCAAGGTGGCCGCGATCGCGTTGTCCGCGCTGCTGGCGGTCGTCGCCGCGCTGGCCTGGTGCGCGCTGCTGGGCGCGGGGGTCGCGCTGCTGGACGGGGCGGCGATGGACTGGCCGCCGGCGGCCGACGCGGCGCGGGGACTCCTGGCGGGCTGGCTGATCCTGACCGTGTGGGGCCTGGCCGGCGGGGCGCTGGCGTTCCTCACCCGGGGCGTGGCGCTGCCGATCGGGCTGGGCGTCGTGTGGATCCTCGGCGTCGAGAACCTGCTCTCCGGCATCGCCGACAACCTGCTCACGGCGCTGCAGCCGGTGCGGGACGCGCTTCCGGGCGCGAACGCCGGATCGCTCGTCTCGGCGCTGGCCGAGGGCGTCGCCGCGGGCGGGCCGGTCCCGGGCGTCGTCGACGTGGTCGGCGGCGAGCGGGCCGCGGTCACGCTGTGCTGCTACGCGCTGGGGTTCTCCCTGGCCGCGGTCGCGCTGCTGCGCCGGCGCGACCTGGCCGGCTGACGGGTGCGGCGCGGTGCGGGCCACCGCGCCGCGTGCCCCCGCGGGCCACCCCGCGCCCTCTACCTGACACTCCCTGTCAGGTAGAGGGCGCTTGACTGTGCGCATGACCCAACAACAACCGATTCTGGTCCTCGGGGCGACCGGCTCCACCGGTCGACGGGTGGCCGACCTGCTGCGCGCCGCGGGACACCCGGTGCGCGCCGCCTCCCGCGGAGGTGCGGTGCGCTTCGACTGGGCCGACCCCGACACCTGGGAGCCCGCCGTGTCCGGCGCGTCGCGCATGTACCTCATGGCGCCGCACGAGCTGCCGATCGACCCGTCGTTCGTCGCCTGCGCGGTCGGGCAGGGGGTGCGGCGCATCGTGCTGCTCTCCAGCAGGGGCATCGAGACGATGGGCGACGAGCGGCTGATGGCGGCCGAGCGGACGGTGCGCGAGTCCGGAGCGGAGTGGACCGTCGTGCGGCCGGACTGGTTCAACCAGAACTTCGACGAGGGCTTCTTCCGCGAGGCGGTCACGGCGGGCGAGCTCGCGCTGCCGCTGGGGGAGGCGCGCCAGGCGTTCGTCGACGCCGACGACATCGCCGCGGTCGCCGCCGCCGCGCTCACCGGGGACGGCCACGCGGGGCGCAGCTACGAGCTGACCGGTCCGCGGGCGCTGTCGTTCGCCGAGGCCCTCGCGGTCATCGGCCGGGCGAGCGGTCGGCGGCTGCGCTTCCTGGGGACGGAGGAGGAGTACCTGGCCGTCCAGGTCGCCTCAGGGGCCTCGCGGGAGGAGGCCGCGGGCGCGGCCGCGGCGTTCGCGGCCCTGCGCGGCCTCGGCGACGCCGAGCCCACCGACGCGGTGCGGCGCGTGACGGGACGCGACCCCAGGGACTTGGAGTCCTACGCCGCCGAAGCCGCGGCCCGGGGCGCCTGGCGCGGCTGAGCCGGACGCGTCCGGGCGAGCGAGGAGAGACCGCACCCCCGTCTTCACGCCCGCCCGCCCGGCCGGGACTTCCCCGGCCGGCCGGCGGGTGGGGCACCGGCCCGTCCGGCGGCGCCGGCGTCCTCCGGTCAGCCCCGCCCCGCGGCGGCGGCCGCCGCGGCGAGGGCGGGTTCGCTCCATGTGCGCTGGTAGGCCTCGACCAGCCAGGCGTCGGCCCAGGCGTGGTCGGGGTGCTCGGGCAGCGGCGAGGTGGTGACGAGGTCGCGCAGCTCGGCCTCCAGCTCCTCGGCCGCGGCCAGCGCCTCGGCCATCGAGTGCTCGCCGCGGCGCAGCTCGCGCAGCCAGGACGCCCACGGGTCCGGCATCGGCAGCGTCACCCGCCCGGTGCGCAGCATCTCCGAACCCTGAACGCCGAGCCGCACCATGTGGTAGGCGAACTTGACGTCGAAGCCGTACTCGGCGATCAGCTCGGGACGGTTGGTGTGCCGCCCGCCGCGCCGCCCCAGCATGCTGTCGCGCTGCGCCCGCAGGTAGCCGAGGAACCGGTGCCCGGCCTGGCGGGACAGGATCCGCTCGCGTTCGGCGCGCAGCCGCCGCCCCAGGTCGGTGACGCGGACGATCTCGTCCTCGGGCACGAACAGCGGCAGCAACACCGTCGGGTTGCCCGTCAGCGCCAGCCGCAGCCACTTGCGCAGCGAGTACACGGTCAGGTCGAGGTCGCCGGGCCCGGAGCGCACCCCCTCGGGCTGCGTGCGGTGGACGTACTGCTCGAACCGGCGCAGTCCGATCACGTACTCCGGCGGCTCGACGCAGATGCCCATCTCGTCGCGGTCGTCCTGGCCGGCGACGGTGATGCCGTGGACCCCCGATCCCACCTGGCAGCGCAGGATCGTCGTCCGCTCGGCGATCGCGGCGAACTCGGGGCTGGAGTGCTTCATCGGCCGGACCTTCCCTCCATGTCGTGGTGCGGCGCCCCGCACCGGGCACTTCCCGCGGAGAGGGAAGTCTTCGAACCTACCGGCCGGGGCACGGCCCCGCGACGGGTTTTCCGCCGCCCGGACGGCGGGAGGCGCCGGGCGGGAGCGGTTCCGGAGGACCCGTCAGCGTCCCCGGGTGCGTGAGAGCGCCGACCGGTCGCCGTCGCGGAGCGGGCCGCACCCCGACCGCGACGCGGCAGGGCGGGCGCAGGCCCGACAGGGCGGCCCGCCGCGCCGGGGCCGCCGTGCTGCGGCACCGCCCGGACCTCTGGCTGGCGCAGGACGCGGGGACGCCCGCTCCGACGACCGCCCTCAGCCCCCGCCGCCGCGTGCCCGCTCGGTCGTGTCCAGCCGGATCCACACGTCCGGCGTCCCGCCCGCACCCGGGCGCCGCTCCTCCCGCCAGGCCGACCCGACGCACGCGGTGGCCACCCGCCGCCAGAACCGGGCGGCGCCGGGGTTCTCCTCCTGGAAGGCGATACCCCAGGGCCCGGGCCGCAGGCGCAGCAGCTCCAGGGCCGCCCGGTGGCCGACCCCCCGCCTGCGCAGCGCGCGGACCACGAAGAACGCGAAGATCGACGTCGCACCGTCGGCAAGGCCCCGTGTCAGCGTGAAGCCGGCGAGGGTCGGCCCGGAGCGGATCAGGTAGGCGCGGCGGTCCGGCTCGCCGAAGAACGACGGGAGCGCGTCGAAGGCGAACACCCCGTCGGCGTCCGGCGTGTAGCCGCGGAACTCCGACAGGTCGTGCCGTTCGAGCTGGGCCAGCCGCTCGATCACGGGCCGCTGGTCCTCACCCGCCTCGCAGACGGTGACCGCCGCGCGATCCGGTGCCGAATCCATGAGGCCATGGTGACAGGAGGCGCCGGCGCCCCCCGACGCGCGGGGAAGGAAATCACCGTTCGCTGACGGCGCCGCCGTCGTGGGCGACCCTTCCGCCGACGACGGTGGCTCCGACGGAGACGTCCTTGATCCTGTCGGGGGCGACGTTCAGCAGGTCGTCGGAGAGGACGGCGACGTCGGCGAGCATGCCGCGCCGCAGCACGCCCTTGCGGCCCTCCTCGTGCACGGCGTGGGCCGAGCCGACGGTGTAGGCGTGCAGCGCCTGCAGCGGGGTGAGCGCCTCCTCCGGGGCGAGCGGCGCACCCGAGGCGGTGCGCCGGTTGACCATGTCGTGGATCCCGAGGATCGGGCTGCCGTGGGCCACCGGGGCGTCGCTGCTGCCGGGCAGCACCATGCCCGCGTCGAGGACGCTGCGCATCCGGTAGCACCGTCGGCTCCGCTCCGGACCCAGGGCCGCGAGCATGCCGTCGCCCAGCTCCGAGACGAAGCGCCCCTGCGGCACCGGGACGACCCCGAGCTCGGCCGCGCGGCGCACCTGGGCGTCGGAGGCCACGGCGAAGTGCTCGATCCGGTGCCGGGCATCGGCGCGGGGGTGCCGCTCCTGCGCCTCGGTGAGGATGTCCAAGACGGCCCCGATCGCGGCGTCGCCGATCGCGTGCGCGGCGACCTGCCAGCCGCACCGGTGCGCCTCGACGACCATCTCGCGCAGTTCCTCGCGCTCGAACTGGAGGAACCCGCGGTTGTCGGGGTCGTCGTGGTAGCCGCAGCACATGTGGGCCGAGCGCCCGATGAGCGAGCCGTCGGAGAGGACCTTGGTCGGTCCGACGCGCAGCCATTCGTCACCGAAGCCGCTGCGCAGCCCCAGGTCGAGGCCGAACCAGCGTTCGCCGGGCTGGAACAGCCCGAGGTCGCGCAGCACCGTCAGATAGGGCATGACGGTCATGCGCACCCCCAGCGCCCCCCGCTCCCGCGCGAGGTGGAAGGCGTGCAGGTCGACCGGCCCGTGCCCGATGTGCTCCACGGCCCCGATGCCCGGCTCGGTGGCGCTGGTCAGCCCCTCGGCCAGCGCGGCCCACGAGGCCGCGGCGATGCTCGCGACGATCTCCTCCACCGGCTCGGGGCGCAGCACGCGGGTGACCAGCGCCTGGGCGGTCTCCTGGAGCAGGCCCTCGGCACGGCCGTCGGCGTCACGCGCCACGTGGCCGCCCTCGACACCGGGCACCCCGTCGCGGCCCGGGTACCCGGCGCGCTCGAAGGCGGCGGTGCCGGCCACTCCCATGTGCCCGGACACGTGCTCCAGCCAGACCGGCCGCCCGCCGGCCGCGGCGTCCAGCGCGGCGGCGGTGGGGTGCGCGCCGATCTTGTTCTGGTCGTAGCCGGCCCCCCGCACCCAGGCGTCCCCCGGCAGTCGGGCGGCGTGCCGGGCGACCGCCTCGTAGAGCGCCTCCAGGGTCGGGACCTGCGAGGCGCGCAGGTCCAGGGAGCGCAGCCGGTCGCCGCGCATGCTCAGGTGGTGGTGGGCGTCGTTGAAGCCGGGGACGGCCGGGGCGCCGCCCAGGTCCACGACCCGGTCGGCGGCCGCGCCTGCGACCTCCTCGTCGAAGCCGGCGATCCGCCCGGCGACCACCCCCATCGTCTGAGCGTGCGGGCGCCGCGGGTCCAGCGTGGTGAACCTGGCGTTGGTGAACAGTGCGTCGAGTCGCATGAGGATCCCCCGTTTCTGCGTGTCTGCGGTGCTGCTTCTGCCGCGGGCCCTCAGGCGCCGCTCGCCCGCCGGGCGGCCAGGCGCCGGGCCAGGACCAGTACGCAGGCCACGGTGAGCAGCAGGAGCGTCACGTAGTAGCCGGCGACCGCCCACGGCGAGCCGTCGCTGGAGGTCAGCAGGTACTGCGCGACCAGCGGCGTCGAGCCGCCGATGACCGACCCGCAGAACTGGTAGGCGACGGAGATGCCGGTGTAGCGGACGTTGGCCGGGAACACCTGGGCGAGGAAGCCGGCCAGCATGGCGTAGTAGGCGGAGCCGGTGACGATGCCCAGCGCCAGACCCGCGGTGATCAGCGCGGGCTGGGCCGTCATGATCAGCAGGAACATCGGGACCACGGCGACGATGTTGCCGATCAGCGCTCCGGCCATCAGCCGCACCGTGCCGACGCGCTGGGCGATCAGCGCGGCGGCCGGCTGCCAGAGGAACTGCAGGACGGAGACGGCCAGCAGCACGTAGATCATCGTCTGTCGGGGCACCTGCAGTTCGGTGGTGGTCCAGGACAGCACGAAGGTGTTGGTGAAGTAGGCGGCGGAGATGCCGATGGCGCTGGCGCCGATCGCCAGCAGAACCAGACCCCAGGAGGAGCGCAGCACCTCGACCAGGGGCGCCTTGACCACTCCGGCCTGCCGCCTGGTCTCGGCGAAGTCCGTCGACTCCTCGACCTTGACCCGGATGACCAGCCCGACCACGACCAGCACGGCCGACAGCAGGAAGGGCACGCGCCAACCCCAGGAGAAGAATGCCTCGTCGGGCAGGTAGCCCACGACCATGAAGACCAGGGTGGCCAGGGTGGCGCCGGCCGGCGATCCCTGCTGCACCCACATCCCCGAGATCCCCCGGCGTTTCTTCGGTGCGCTCTCGGTGGCCATGAGGACCGCTCCGCCCCATTCGCCGCCCACGGCGACGCCCTGGACGAAGCGCAGCGCCACCAGCAGCAGCGGCGCGGCCAGCCCGATGGCGGCATAGGTCGGCAGCAGGCCGATGCCGGTGGTGGCGACCCCCATCATCAGCAGCGTGACGACCAGGGTCTGCTTGCGGCCCAGGCGGTCGCCGATGTGGCCGAAGACGATTCCGCCGAGAGGGCGCGCCAGGAAGCCGACCCAGAAGGCCGCGAACGACGCCATGGTGCCCGCGGCCGGGCTGACCTCGGGGAAGAAGAGGCGTGCGAAGACCAGCGCGGAGGCGGTCCCGTAGATGTAGAAGTCGTACCACTCGATGGCGGTGCCGACGAACGAGGCGATCGTCGCCCGCCGCGTTCGCGAGCCGACCGGGACGTCGGTCGTGGTCATGGGGACCCCGGATTCCGCTCAGGACCTGCCCCGGAAGGGGACGGCCGTTGTCCGAAAGATGAACAGTGGACAGTCTGGGCACCCAGCGGCTATACAGTCCAATACTCAAAAAGTCGGCCGTTCATGCCTGGGAGGCATTGTGGAACTGCGGGTGGTCAACTACTTCCTCACCGTGGTCGACCACGGGTCGGTGACGAGCGCGGCCAAACAGGTCCGCGTCGCCCAGCCCTCGGTTTCGCGGCAGCTGCGCACCCTGGAGCGGGAGCTGGGCGTCGAGCTGTTCCAGCGGGGGAGCGGGCCGCTGCGGCTGAGCGCCGCCGGCGAGCGCTTCCTCCCCATCGCGCGCGACCTGGTCGGGCGGGCATCCCGGGCGCGGGAGCTCATGCGCTCGGTGGCCGAGCAGCGGCGGGTGCGGCTGCGGGTGATCTGCCCGCCGGCCACCGCCACTCACCTGGTGGCGCCCTTCGCCGCGCAGCGGGCGGCCCCCTTCGCCGATGTGCTGCCGCACCAGCCCGAAGCGGTCTTCGACCTCGTCGCCGAGGCAAAAGGCGACCTCGGCATCAGCACCGTGCCCCCGCCGCCCTCCCTCGCCTCGATCTACGTGGGAGCCGCGCCGTTGTGGGCGCAGATGCCGCCCGGCCACCCACTGGCCGGGCGCGGTGAGGTGGACCTCGCCGAGCTCGCCGACGCGGCGCTCGTCCTCATGGGGCGGGGCAGCGCCGTGCGCCGCATCTTCGACGCGGCCGTGGTCGGCGGGGAGCACACGATCGACCCGGTCGCCGAGCCGAACTCGCCGATCATGGCCCAGGCGCTGGCGGCGGCGGGGGAGGGCGTCTGCGTGGTCTCCGACCTCCCCTCCTTCGGCCTGTGCTCCGCGCGGATCCGCGGCCCCGAGGGCCTACTGACGTTCTCGCTGTACGCCGGCTGGGACCGCACCCATTACGCGCACGCCGAGATCCGCCAGGTGCTGGGCGAGCTCGCCGACTGGATGGCCGAGGTCCACGAGCCCCGCGCGCGGTGACGCCCTGGAGCGGGCGGAACGCGGCCGCGGGCGCCCCGGGTCGGCCGATCCCGGCGGTGCGGGCGCTCGGGGCCGCCCACGTGCTGCGCGGCTCGCTCGAAGCGCTCAACCCCGATGCGGTGCGGCTGGCCGATCGGCTCCGGGCCGAGCTGGGCGAGCACGCCTACCGGGCCGCCTACCGGCAGGGCCGCGACCTCGACCGGGCCGGCGCGCTCACCCTCGTCGCCGCCCAGCTCGGCACCGAGGCGGCGTAGCCGGGGCCGAGGTCCCGAGGGGTGTTCTGAGGTTTGCGGTGGTTCTCTCGCTGATCTCGACCTTGGGTTTTATCCTCGGCCTCGGGATGGAGTAGGCGCGCGGGTAGGTCCCCTCCACCTCGATCCCAGGGGGGCGTGTAGGCCATCCCTCCTTGGGTCGAGGCTTCACGACCCCCAGTGGCCGAGGTTGAAACTCACGTTGACCTTGTGGGCGTTATTTCAACGTCTTCAGGCCCCACAAGGTCAAGATCGGCGCCAAAGGAGGCGCGGCGCGGCCCCGGCGCGCCGGGTGCTCGGCGCGCGTCCGCCGGGGTAGGGACGTGGGCGTACCGGTCGCGCACCGCGCCGGAAGGAGGCGCCATGGGAGCGGGAGACGACGAGGAATCGGAGCCGCCGTTCGGGCCGTCGCCCGCGATGCTGCGGCGGTGGCGCCGCCTGCTGGCCGACGAGCAGGAGGCCGCCCGGGCCTACCGGGA
This sequence is a window from Spinactinospora alkalitolerans. Protein-coding genes within it:
- a CDS encoding amidohydrolase; translation: MRLDALFTNARFTTLDPRRPHAQTMGVVAGRIAGFDEEVAGAAADRVVDLGGAPAVPGFNDAHHHLSMRGDRLRSLDLRASQVPTLEALYEAVARHAARLPGDAWVRGAGYDQNKIGAHPTAAALDAAAGGRPVWLEHVSGHMGVAGTAAFERAGYPGRDGVPGVEGGHVARDADGRAEGLLQETAQALVTRVLRPEPVEEIVASIAAASWAALAEGLTSATEPGIGAVEHIGHGPVDLHAFHLARERGALGVRMTVMPYLTVLRDLGLFQPGERWFGLDLGLRSGFGDEWLRVGPTKVLSDGSLIGRSAHMCCGYHDDPDNRGFLQFEREELREMVVEAHRCGWQVAAHAIGDAAIGAVLDILTEAQERHPRADARHRIEHFAVASDAQVRRAAELGVVPVPQGRFVSELGDGMLAALGPERSRRCYRMRSVLDAGMVLPGSSDAPVAHGSPILGIHDMVNRRTASGAPLAPEEALTPLQALHAYTVGSAHAVHEEGRKGVLRRGMLADVAVLSDDLLNVAPDRIKDVSVGATVVGGRVAHDGGAVSER
- a CDS encoding NmrA family NAD(P)-binding protein, encoding MTQQQPILVLGATGSTGRRVADLLRAAGHPVRAASRGGAVRFDWADPDTWEPAVSGASRMYLMAPHELPIDPSFVACAVGQGVRRIVLLSSRGIETMGDERLMAAERTVRESGAEWTVVRPDWFNQNFDEGFFREAVTAGELALPLGEARQAFVDADDIAAVAAAALTGDGHAGRSYELTGPRALSFAEALAVIGRASGRRLRFLGTEEEYLAVQVASGASREEAAGAAAAFAALRGLGDAEPTDAVRRVTGRDPRDLESYAAEAAARGAWRG
- a CDS encoding GNAT family N-acetyltransferase, with translation MDSAPDRAAVTVCEAGEDQRPVIERLAQLERHDLSEFRGYTPDADGVFAFDALPSFFGEPDRRAYLIRSGPTLAGFTLTRGLADGATSIFAFFVVRALRRRGVGHRAALELLRLRPGPWGIAFQEENPGAARFWRRVATACVGSAWREERRPGAGGTPDVWIRLDTTERARGGGG
- a CDS encoding nucleotidyltransferase domain-containing protein; this encodes MKHSSPEFAAIAERTTILRCQVGSGVHGITVAGQDDRDEMGICVEPPEYVIGLRRFEQYVHRTQPEGVRSGPGDLDLTVYSLRKWLRLALTGNPTVLLPLFVPEDEIVRVTDLGRRLRAERERILSRQAGHRFLGYLRAQRDSMLGRRGGRHTNRPELIAEYGFDVKFAYHMVRLGVQGSEMLRTGRVTLPMPDPWASWLRELRRGEHSMAEALAAAEELEAELRDLVTTSPLPEHPDHAWADAWLVEAYQRTWSEPALAAAAAAAGRG
- a CDS encoding MFS transporter — its product is MTTTDVPVGSRTRRATIASFVGTAIEWYDFYIYGTASALVFARLFFPEVSPAAGTMASFAAFWVGFLARPLGGIVFGHIGDRLGRKQTLVVTLLMMGVATTGIGLLPTYAAIGLAAPLLLVALRFVQGVAVGGEWGGAVLMATESAPKKRRGISGMWVQQGSPAGATLATLVFMVVGYLPDEAFFSWGWRVPFLLSAVLVVVGLVIRVKVEESTDFAETRRQAGVVKAPLVEVLRSSWGLVLLAIGASAIGISAAYFTNTFVLSWTTTELQVPRQTMIYVLLAVSVLQFLWQPAAALIAQRVGTVRLMAGALIGNIVAVVPMFLLIMTAQPALITAGLALGIVTGSAYYAMLAGFLAQVFPANVRYTGISVAYQFCGSVIGGSTPLVAQYLLTSSDGSPWAVAGYYVTLLLLTVACVLVLARRLAARRASGA
- a CDS encoding LysR family transcriptional regulator, with translation MELRVVNYFLTVVDHGSVTSAAKQVRVAQPSVSRQLRTLERELGVELFQRGSGPLRLSAAGERFLPIARDLVGRASRARELMRSVAEQRRVRLRVICPPATATHLVAPFAAQRAAPFADVLPHQPEAVFDLVAEAKGDLGISTVPPPPSLASIYVGAAPLWAQMPPGHPLAGRGEVDLAELADAALVLMGRGSAVRRIFDAAVVGGEHTIDPVAEPNSPIMAQALAAAGEGVCVVSDLPSFGLCSARIRGPEGLLTFSLYAGWDRTHYAHAEIRQVLGELADWMAEVHEPRAR